The genomic DNA ACCGGCTAAGTTTCCTTTTCCGCTCCTTCATATTGACACAGGTCATAACTTCCCAGAAACAATTACTTTTCGTGATGAAATGGTAAGGCGAATTGACGAGCGGTTAATTGTTCGTTATGTGCAAGATTCTATCAACCAAGGAAAAGCAGTAGAAGAAACTGGAAAAATTCCAAGTCGAAATAAATTACAAACAATTACTCTTCTAGATGCATTAGAAGAATTCAAATTTGATGCCGCATTCGGTGGAGCAAGAAGAGATGAAGAGAAGGCGCGAGCGAAAGAAAGAATTTTTTCTTTTCGCGATGAGTTTGGTCAATGGGAGCCCAAAAAACAAAGACCAGAGCTTTGGAATTTATACAATGGTAAGATTCAAAAAGGGGAGAATATACGCGTTTTCCCCATCAGCAATTGGACTGAGATGGACGTGTGGCAATATATTTTAAAAGAAAATCTAGCTATTCCTAGTATTTATTTTACTCATAAGAGAAATTTATTCATGCATGAAAATATGCTTTTGAGCGTTTCGGATGTGGTGCGGCCAGATGCAAATGATGAAGTAAAAGAAATGCAAGTTCGTTATAGAACAGTGGGGGATATGACTTGCACTGGAGCTGTTATTTCCAATGCATCTAATATTGCCGAGATAATACAAGAAGTAGCCTCTGCTCGAGTGACAGAGCGTGGCGGTCGCGCAGACGACAAACGTTCTGAAGCTGCTATGGAAGATAGAAAAAGAGAAGGATACTTTTAAATTTTTTTTTTTTTGAAACTTGACAAAATTCAGTATTACTTTTTTTGTATAAAGTAAT from Leptospiraceae bacterium includes the following:
- the cysD gene encoding sulfate adenylyltransferase subunit CysD; its protein translation is MSQYHMNHLQELEAESIYIMREVAAQFEKPVLLFSGGKDSITLVRLAEKAFRPAKFPFPLLHIDTGHNFPETITFRDEMVRRIDERLIVRYVQDSINQGKAVEETGKIPSRNKLQTITLLDALEEFKFDAAFGGARRDEEKARAKERIFSFRDEFGQWEPKKQRPELWNLYNGKIQKGENIRVFPISNWTEMDVWQYILKENLAIPSIYFTHKRNLFMHENMLLSVSDVVRPDANDEVKEMQVRYRTVGDMTCTGAVISNASNIAEIIQEVASARVTERGGRADDKRSEAAMEDRKREGYF